The following proteins are co-located in the Vigna angularis cultivar LongXiaoDou No.4 chromosome 2, ASM1680809v1, whole genome shotgun sequence genome:
- the LOC108329547 gene encoding protein NUCLEAR FUSION DEFECTIVE 4 isoform X2, with translation MGLLQEKLSLFYKSRWLVFVAAMWLQSWAGIGYLFGSISPVIKSSLGYNQKQLAMLGVAKDLGDAVGFVTGLLCELLPIWGALLVGAALNLIGYGWVWLIVTAQVPVLPLWAMCVLIFVGTNGETYFNTVSLVSCVQNFPKSRGPVVGILKGFAGLSGAILTQIYVLFHSPDHASLIFMVAVGPALVGIGLMFLVRPVGGHKQVRPTDGKCFTFVYGVCLLLAVYLLGVMVVQDLVPVSETVVSVFTIILLLILVIPIVIPIMLSFGPEPRNPDEEFLLPEPHNKEPGKSQLDSDEVILSELEDEKPKEVDMLPASERQKRIAHLQQRLLQAAAEGAVRVKRRRGPHRGEDFTLTQALIKADFWLLFISMIMGSGSGLTVIDNLGQMSQSLGYDNAHIFVSMVSIWNFLGRVGGGYISELVVRGNVCWHATGWTWLRGSLGNCSSHCLRVVWSQKLWCTVQFHHSGKPCRNTGLL, from the exons ATGGGGCTCTTACAGGAGAAGCTGTCCTTGTTCTATAAGAGCCGGTGGCTTGTGTTCGTTGCCGCAATGTGGTTGCAGTCATGGGCGGGTATCGGCTACCTCTTCGGGAGCATATCGCCGGTAATCAAGAGCTCCCTCGGTTACAACCAGAAGCAGCTCGCCATGTTGGGTGTCGCCAAGGACCTCGGCGACGCTGTTGGCTTCGTGACGGGGCTGCTCTGTGAGTTGTTACCTATCTGGGGTGCTCTTCTTGTTGGTGCTGCTTTGAATCTCATCGGTTATGGCTGGGTCTGGTTGATTGTAACTGCTCAAGTTCCAGTTTTGCCTTTGTGGGCT ATGTGTGTTCTTATCTTTGTGGGAACAAATGGTGAAACCTACTTCAACACAGTTTCTCTAGTGTCTTGTGTACAAAATTTCCCCAAAAGCCGGGGTCCTGTGGTGGGAATTCTAAAGGGCTTTGCAGGGTTGAGTGGTGCAATCTTGACACAGATATATGTATTATTCCATTCCCCTGATCACGCATCATTAATATTTATGGTTGCTGTTGGTCCTGCATTGGTAGGAATAGGTCTTATGTTCCTTGTTAGGCCTGTTGGGGGTCACAAACAAGTCCGGCCAACAGATGGAAAATGCTTCACATTTGTGTATGGTGTGTGCCTTCTCTTGGCTGTTTATTTGTTGGGAGTTATGGTTGTCCAAGATCTAGTTCCAGTGAGTGAAACTGTAGTATCTGTATTCACAATTATTCTCTTGCTGATCCTTGTTATCCCAATTGTTATTCCCATTATGTTGAGTTTTGGCCCTGAGCCAAGAAATCCAGATGAAGAGTTCCTTCTTCCAGAACCACATAATAAAGAACCAGGGAAGTCTCAGTTGGATTCTGATGAAGTAATATTGAGTGAGTTGGAAGATGAGAAGCCTAAGGAAGTGGACATGCTCCCTGCATCAGAGAGGCAAAAACGTATAGCACACTTACAACAAAGACTGCTCCAAGCAGCTGCAGAAGGAGCAGTGAGGGTTAAGAGGAGGAGGGGACCACACAGAGGGGAAGATTTCACCTTGACACAAGCATTAATCAAAGCAGACTTTTGGCTTCTTTTCATTTCCATGATCATGGGTTCCGGATCTGGGTTGACTGTAATTGACAATCTGGGTCAGATGAGTCAATCTCTAGGATATGACAATGCACATATATTTGTCTCCATGGTCAGTATTTGGAACTTCCTTGGCCGTGTTGGAGGAGGTTACATATCTGAGCTTGTTGTGAG GGGCAATGTATGTTGGCACGCTACTGGTTGGACTTGGTTACGGGGCTCATTGGGCAATTGTTCCAGCCACTGCCTCAGAGTTGTTTGGTCTCAGAAACTTTGGTGCACTGTACAATTTCATCACTCTGGCAAACCCTGCAGGAACACTGGTCTTCTCTAG
- the LOC108329547 gene encoding protein NUCLEAR FUSION DEFECTIVE 4 isoform X1, whose translation MGLLQEKLSLFYKSRWLVFVAAMWLQSWAGIGYLFGSISPVIKSSLGYNQKQLAMLGVAKDLGDAVGFVTGLLCELLPIWGALLVGAALNLIGYGWVWLIVTAQVPVLPLWAMCVLIFVGTNGETYFNTVSLVSCVQNFPKSRGPVVGILKGFAGLSGAILTQIYVLFHSPDHASLIFMVAVGPALVGIGLMFLVRPVGGHKQVRPTDGKCFTFVYGVCLLLAVYLLGVMVVQDLVPVSETVVSVFTIILLLILVIPIVIPIMLSFGPEPRNPDEEFLLPEPHNKEPGKSQLDSDEVILSELEDEKPKEVDMLPASERQKRIAHLQQRLLQAAAEGAVRVKRRRGPHRGEDFTLTQALIKADFWLLFISMIMGSGSGLTVIDNLGQMSQSLGYDNAHIFVSMVSIWNFLGRVGGGYISELVVRDYAYPRPIALAVFQLIMTVGHLFIGMGWPGAMYVGTLLVGLGYGAHWAIVPATASELFGLRNFGALYNFITLANPAGTLVFSSLIASTIYDSEAEKQHPQSMGSLLLHLPNAAAESLKCEGSVCFFLTSMIMAVLCVVAAGLCTVLVLRTRIVYANLYGKTSSSRLRL comes from the exons ATGGGGCTCTTACAGGAGAAGCTGTCCTTGTTCTATAAGAGCCGGTGGCTTGTGTTCGTTGCCGCAATGTGGTTGCAGTCATGGGCGGGTATCGGCTACCTCTTCGGGAGCATATCGCCGGTAATCAAGAGCTCCCTCGGTTACAACCAGAAGCAGCTCGCCATGTTGGGTGTCGCCAAGGACCTCGGCGACGCTGTTGGCTTCGTGACGGGGCTGCTCTGTGAGTTGTTACCTATCTGGGGTGCTCTTCTTGTTGGTGCTGCTTTGAATCTCATCGGTTATGGCTGGGTCTGGTTGATTGTAACTGCTCAAGTTCCAGTTTTGCCTTTGTGGGCT ATGTGTGTTCTTATCTTTGTGGGAACAAATGGTGAAACCTACTTCAACACAGTTTCTCTAGTGTCTTGTGTACAAAATTTCCCCAAAAGCCGGGGTCCTGTGGTGGGAATTCTAAAGGGCTTTGCAGGGTTGAGTGGTGCAATCTTGACACAGATATATGTATTATTCCATTCCCCTGATCACGCATCATTAATATTTATGGTTGCTGTTGGTCCTGCATTGGTAGGAATAGGTCTTATGTTCCTTGTTAGGCCTGTTGGGGGTCACAAACAAGTCCGGCCAACAGATGGAAAATGCTTCACATTTGTGTATGGTGTGTGCCTTCTCTTGGCTGTTTATTTGTTGGGAGTTATGGTTGTCCAAGATCTAGTTCCAGTGAGTGAAACTGTAGTATCTGTATTCACAATTATTCTCTTGCTGATCCTTGTTATCCCAATTGTTATTCCCATTATGTTGAGTTTTGGCCCTGAGCCAAGAAATCCAGATGAAGAGTTCCTTCTTCCAGAACCACATAATAAAGAACCAGGGAAGTCTCAGTTGGATTCTGATGAAGTAATATTGAGTGAGTTGGAAGATGAGAAGCCTAAGGAAGTGGACATGCTCCCTGCATCAGAGAGGCAAAAACGTATAGCACACTTACAACAAAGACTGCTCCAAGCAGCTGCAGAAGGAGCAGTGAGGGTTAAGAGGAGGAGGGGACCACACAGAGGGGAAGATTTCACCTTGACACAAGCATTAATCAAAGCAGACTTTTGGCTTCTTTTCATTTCCATGATCATGGGTTCCGGATCTGGGTTGACTGTAATTGACAATCTGGGTCAGATGAGTCAATCTCTAGGATATGACAATGCACATATATTTGTCTCCATGGTCAGTATTTGGAACTTCCTTGGCCGTGTTGGAGGAGGTTACATATCTGAGCTTGTTGTGAG AGATTATGCATATCCAAGACCAATTGCATTGGCTGTATTTCAACTCATTATGACTGTTGGACATCTTTTCATTGGTATGGGATGGCCAGGGGCAATGTATGTTGGCACGCTACTGGTTGGACTTGGTTACGGGGCTCATTGGGCAATTGTTCCAGCCACTGCCTCAGAGTTGTTTGGTCTCAGAAACTTTGGTGCACTGTACAATTTCATCACTCTGGCAAACCCTGCAGGAACACTGGTCTTCTCTAGTCTCATTGCCAGCACCATCTACGATTCTGAAGCAGAGAAACAACACCCCCAAAGTATGGGATCACTGTTGTTGCATTTGCCAAATGCTGCTGCTGAGTCTCTCAAGTGTGAAGGAAGCGTATGCTTTTTCCTAACTTCCATGATCATGGCAGTATTATGCGTTGTTGCAGCAGGGCTATGCACGGTTCTAGTGTTAAGAACAAGGATTGTTTATGCCAACCTATATGGAAAAACTTCTTCTAGTAGACTTCGATTATGA
- the LOC108327706 gene encoding peroxidase 55, which yields MKMITRMVLMAFLLAFTMLISKGEGQLSENFYSSSCPNVESIVSQAVTNKFTQTITTGQATLRLFFHDCFVEGCDASVIIASPNGDAEKDYTENLSLPGDGFDTVIKAKQAVEASCPGVVSCADILALATRDVIGLLGGPSFKVELGRRDGLISKASRVEGNLPKASFNLDQLNALFQKHGLTQTDMIALSGAHTVGFSHCDQFANRLYSFSSSNSVDPTLDATYAQELMAGCPRNPDPTVAVALDPQTPAAFDNVYYQDLVSGKGLLSSDQVLFSDAASQPTVVRFANNAADFNEAFVAAIRKLGRVGVKTGKDGEIRRDCTTFNS from the exons atgaagatgatcaCTAGGATGGTTCTAATGGCTTTTCTGTTGGCTTTCACGATGCTTATATCTAAGGGGGAAGGCCAATTATCAGAGAATTTCTATAGCTCGTCTTGTCCAAACGTGGAATCCATCGTGTCCCAAGCAGTTACAAACAAGTTTACTCAGACCATCACAACTGGACAAGCAACCCTGCGTCTCTTTTTCCATGATTGCTTTGTTGAG GGATGTGATGCCTCTGTGATAATTGCGTCTCCAAATGGGGACGCAGAAAAGGATTACACGGAAAATCTATCGCTACCAGGAGATGGGTTTGACACTGTGATCAAGGCAAAGCAAGCAGTGGAAGCTTCATGCCCCGGTGTGGTCTCATGCGCAGACATTTTGGCTCTAGCTACCAGAGACGTCATAGGCTTG CTTGGAGGTCCTTCATTCAAAGTAGAGCTTGGACGCCGAGACGGGTTAATTTCGAAGGCATCTCGCGTAGAAGGAAACCTCCCCAAAGCGAGCTTCAACTTGGACCAACTCAACGCGCTTTTCCAGAAGCACGGTCTCACCCAAACGGATATGATAGCCCTCTCCGGGGCCCACACCGTGGGATTCTCGCACTGCGATCAGTTCGCGAACCGTTTATACTCGTTTTCATCGTCCAATTCCGTGGACCCAACTCTGGACGCCACCTACGCTCAGGAACTGATGGCGGGGTGCCCCAGAAACCCCGACCCCACCGTAGCGGTGGCGCTGGACCCGCAAACCCCTGCGGCGTTTGACAACGTCTATTACCAAGACCTGGTGTCGGGAAAAGGGCTACTGAGCTCGGACCAGGTGCTGTTCTCGGACGCCGCGTCGCAGCCCACGGTGGTTCGGTTCGCGAACAACGCTGCGGACTTCAACGAAGCGTTTGTGGCGGCCATCAGGAAGCTGGGAAGGGTTGGAGTGAAGACCGGGAAAGATGGGGAGATAAGGAGAGACTGCACAACCTTCAATTCTTGA